In Zunongwangia profunda SM-A87, the following proteins share a genomic window:
- a CDS encoding PH domain-containing protein — MMELNKYLNESQDPKTVEKVLKKINELLTRNENVEYVAVQKKPAVNFSPDSVALTNKRIIFCRPKTFGLSMDFQDFLWKEIADCHIKEGIIGATFTAKKVKGGGIISMDYLPKSQARLLYRYAQEREEEMDEYRRQRELENSRARAGGGITVNTLNDKKQETEKQNDPLENLKKIKAIVRTGFNKSGRI, encoded by the coding sequence ATGATGGAATTAAATAAATACCTCAATGAGTCACAAGATCCAAAAACAGTAGAAAAAGTATTAAAGAAAATTAATGAACTACTCACAAGAAATGAGAATGTTGAATATGTTGCAGTTCAGAAAAAGCCGGCTGTAAATTTCTCTCCAGACTCTGTAGCCCTAACGAATAAGCGTATCATATTCTGTAGGCCAAAAACTTTTGGACTTTCAATGGATTTTCAAGATTTCCTATGGAAAGAAATAGCAGATTGTCATATCAAAGAAGGAATTATAGGCGCAACCTTTACCGCAAAAAAAGTTAAAGGAGGAGGAATCATTTCAATGGATTATTTGCCCAAATCCCAAGCCCGACTTTTATATAGGTATGCTCAGGAACGAGAAGAAGAAATGGACGAATATAGACGACAACGAGAATTGGAAAATTCCAGAGCTAGAGCAGGAGGAGGAATCACCGTGAATACTTTAAATGACAAGAAACAGGAAACTGAAAAGCAAAACGACCCTCTTGAAAACCTTAAAAAAATTAAAGCAATTGTTAGAACAGGATTTAATAAGTCAGGAAGAATTTGA
- a CDS encoding carboxymuconolactone decarboxylase family protein — translation MKNLSIFIIILSFSLSGYAQTKNQIAMDSTKTARFNRGWKKLKEIDGQAGVNVIESLKDISPDLGKYTIEYPFGDVYSREIIDHRTKEIAVVAALTAMGNARPQLKVHINAALNVGVTQEELAEIMILMSVYAGFPSALNGTSALKEVLAERKAQD, via the coding sequence ATGAAAAATCTTTCAATTTTCATCATCATTTTGAGCTTTAGCTTAAGCGGATATGCCCAAACCAAAAATCAAATAGCAATGGACAGCACAAAAACAGCACGATTTAACAGAGGTTGGAAAAAACTAAAAGAAATTGACGGACAAGCAGGCGTAAACGTCATCGAAAGCCTAAAAGATATTTCGCCCGATTTAGGAAAATATACCATCGAATATCCCTTTGGTGATGTCTACAGCAGGGAAATTATAGACCACCGCACCAAAGAAATCGCCGTCGTCGCTGCGTTAACTGCGATGGGCAATGCACGACCGCAATTAAAAGTCCACATAAACGCCGCTTTAAATGTTGGCGTCACCCAGGAAGAACTCGCAGAAATTATGATTTTAATGTCGGTTTACGCCGGTTTTCCTTCCGCTTTAAACGGAACTTCTGCCCTAAAAGAAGTACTGGCAGAAAGAAAAGCACAAGATTAA
- a CDS encoding GNAT family N-acetyltransferase produces MEIRKIKRTDNKAVATLIKSVFEEYHAPKEGTVYSDAATNSLYECFRIEKAELWVAEDEGEIVGCCGVYPTEGLPEGCAELVKFYIGKEARGKGLGKKLMEASVDSALQFGYRELYLESLPEFSNAVSWYKKLGFKSLDERLGNSGHSSCNIWMLKTL; encoded by the coding sequence ATGGAAATTAGAAAAATAAAAAGAACCGATAATAAAGCCGTGGCCACCTTGATTAAGAGCGTGTTCGAAGAATATCATGCACCAAAAGAAGGAACGGTGTATTCTGATGCGGCAACGAATAGTCTTTATGAATGCTTCAGAATAGAAAAAGCTGAACTTTGGGTAGCTGAAGACGAAGGTGAAATCGTAGGTTGTTGTGGTGTATATCCTACGGAAGGCTTACCTGAGGGCTGTGCCGAACTGGTTAAATTCTACATCGGCAAAGAAGCTCGTGGAAAAGGTTTAGGAAAAAAATTGATGGAGGCTTCTGTGGATTCTGCCCTGCAATTTGGGTACCGGGAACTTTACCTGGAAAGCTTACCGGAATTTTCCAATGCGGTTTCCTGGTACAAAAAACTGGGTTTTAAAAGCTTGGATGAACGTTTGGGAAATTCAGGACATTCTTCCTGTAACATCTGGATGCTGAAAACACTATAG
- a CDS encoding helix-turn-helix domain-containing protein, which yields MGTFQGTEDPDIQWPHRHDFYSLVWFTKSTGINVIDFQEYHIQHNRLFIMRPKQVHNWSYSKNSNGYIAIFDKHLFKELTDVPEQAYFDLSAKNTAVLQPTFEHLIQESKHTDQLSQKTILQGISYILLQLKRLAQEAPQNNTFPSKDLLKFSKLVAQNLGKNLSVAHYAAQLHITVDKLNHICKQHYAQSPKTIILEKKITEAKRLLYFTDLSVKEIAFRLGFEDSSYFSRIFKQKTSLSPTQFKST from the coding sequence GTGGGTACATTTCAAGGAACAGAAGATCCCGATATCCAATGGCCCCATCGCCACGATTTCTATTCGCTCGTTTGGTTTACCAAAAGCACCGGCATCAACGTCATTGACTTTCAGGAATACCACATCCAACACAACAGACTATTTATAATGCGACCAAAACAAGTCCACAATTGGTCCTATTCAAAAAACTCCAACGGCTACATTGCCATTTTTGATAAGCACCTTTTTAAAGAACTAACAGATGTTCCAGAACAGGCTTATTTTGATCTTTCCGCTAAAAACACAGCGGTGCTCCAACCCACTTTTGAACACCTTATTCAAGAATCAAAGCATACCGATCAATTAAGCCAAAAAACAATCCTTCAGGGAATTTCATATATCCTGCTTCAACTAAAAAGATTAGCACAGGAAGCCCCACAAAACAATACTTTCCCCTCAAAAGACCTTCTAAAGTTTTCAAAATTAGTCGCACAAAACCTCGGTAAAAATCTTTCCGTAGCCCATTATGCCGCTCAGCTCCATATAACCGTGGATAAACTCAACCACATCTGCAAGCAGCATTACGCACAAAGCCCTAAAACAATCATCCTCGAAAAGAAAATAACCGAAGCCAAACGACTGCTCTATTTCACTGATTTATCCGTAAAGGAAATCGCATTTAGGTTAGGCTTTGAAGACAGTTCCTATTTTTCAAGAATCTTCAAACAAAAAACAAGTCTTTCCCCCACACAATTTAAAAGTACCTAA
- a CDS encoding SusC/RagA family TonB-linked outer membrane protein, protein MSIKLLNPPHLVKFLVIGVLFSFFFSSWIYGNNIDFQNTITGTVTSSDDNLPVPGVNIFVKELPNVGAVTDMDGNYSIQAPADATLVFSFIGFKTIERKVDNRTEINVVMDSDLDALQEVVIVGYGEQKRETVVAAVVQASGEELERAGNVPNIGSALAGNVPGVITTSSTGIPGGEDPRIFIRGQSTWNDSSPLVLVDGIERPLNTIAISSVESISVLKDASATAVYGVRGANGVILVTTKRGKTGKAVIRARLNSTVKTASKLPGKKDAFDTFLVRNRAIENELSLTPESWSFFQTQDIIDKYRFPANLTEAERYPNVDWDKALFREYAPSYNANLNITGGSEIVKYFAGADFQYEGDLIKQYDNNRGYQPGFGFNRLNVRTNLDFKLTSSTVLKVGLSGSYGVRKTPWGFGGGDYGYWIAAYSTPPDIYLPQYSDGSWGYDAPSGGGEGNAIRNLAISGVQFVTNTQLQTNFTLEQDLDVILDGLKFTGTIALDNTFVEANRGVNDLYNDPQEKYIDPETGIVTYRRTYDANTGFDYQQGIKWSSSSGDVNNDATYRRLFYQTQLNYAKNFAGKHDVTAMGLFNRNEFATGSVLPFYREDWVFRTTYGYDNRYLIEYNGAYNGSERFAAGNRFAFFSSGGLGWNISNEAFMKEVDFINNLKLRASYGEIGDDNVNGRYLYLTQWSYGGQARLGTVGEQAEQSPYVWYTESAVGNPDISWEKVKKSNIGLDYGFFNNSISGSVDFFRDERVDVLISGNQRAIPEYYGTTAPVANLGTVQNQGYEIVLNLNHYFGENLRLWADLNMTHAQNKVIEGDNPELLPEYQKNNNKAIGQAYSYIDNGFYNTWDELYGTTPFNTDDSQKIPGGYQIVDFNADGIIDGFDNVPYAFAGAPQNTYNATVGFDWKGLSGFVQFFGANNVTRQVVFNSLGNQNNIVYDEGSYWSKDNTNADAPVPRWVTTTNGAANGSRFFYDGSYVRLKNAEIAYTFPVESKILTSFGFESLRLFLNGNNLYIWTKMPDDRESNFAGTGWASQGAYPTVKRFNFGLNITF, encoded by the coding sequence ATGAGCATAAAATTACTTAACCCTCCTCATCTCGTAAAGTTTCTTGTGATAGGAGTGTTGTTTAGTTTCTTTTTTTCGTCGTGGATTTATGGAAATAATATTGATTTTCAGAATACTATTACAGGTACAGTAACCTCTTCTGATGATAACTTGCCTGTACCTGGGGTAAATATTTTTGTGAAAGAGTTGCCTAATGTAGGTGCAGTTACAGATATGGATGGAAACTATAGCATTCAGGCTCCTGCAGATGCAACTTTAGTATTTAGTTTTATTGGTTTTAAAACCATAGAACGAAAGGTAGATAATCGTACAGAAATTAATGTTGTAATGGATTCGGATTTGGATGCTTTACAGGAGGTTGTTATCGTAGGCTACGGAGAGCAAAAGAGGGAAACAGTTGTTGCGGCCGTAGTGCAGGCTAGTGGTGAAGAGCTGGAACGTGCCGGGAATGTTCCTAATATTGGCTCTGCGCTTGCGGGTAACGTGCCTGGAGTTATTACCACATCAAGTACGGGGATTCCGGGTGGTGAAGATCCACGAATTTTTATACGGGGCCAAAGTACCTGGAATGATTCCAGTCCGCTGGTACTTGTTGATGGTATAGAGCGTCCATTAAATACTATTGCCATAAGTTCGGTAGAATCAATATCAGTGCTTAAGGATGCTTCTGCTACCGCAGTATATGGGGTAAGAGGTGCAAATGGAGTGATTCTTGTGACTACTAAAAGGGGTAAAACAGGAAAAGCGGTTATTAGGGCCCGACTCAATTCTACTGTAAAAACAGCCTCAAAACTCCCCGGTAAAAAAGATGCTTTTGATACTTTCCTAGTTCGTAATCGAGCTATCGAAAATGAACTTTCACTGACGCCAGAGTCCTGGAGTTTCTTTCAGACTCAGGATATTATTGATAAATATCGTTTTCCTGCAAACTTAACTGAAGCAGAGCGCTACCCTAATGTAGACTGGGACAAAGCTTTATTTAGGGAATATGCTCCTTCTTATAATGCTAACTTAAACATAACTGGTGGATCTGAGATCGTTAAATATTTCGCAGGAGCTGATTTTCAATATGAAGGGGATTTAATAAAGCAATATGATAATAATAGAGGTTATCAACCAGGTTTTGGATTTAACCGTTTAAACGTTCGTACCAATCTGGATTTCAAGCTTACCTCAAGTACTGTATTAAAAGTAGGTCTTTCGGGTTCTTATGGAGTGCGTAAAACACCGTGGGGGTTTGGTGGAGGAGATTATGGGTATTGGATTGCTGCCTACTCTACTCCGCCAGATATTTACTTACCTCAATATTCTGATGGTTCATGGGGGTATGATGCACCTTCAGGTGGAGGCGAGGGGAATGCGATCAGGAACCTTGCAATAAGCGGAGTACAATTCGTAACAAATACCCAGCTTCAAACCAACTTTACACTCGAGCAGGATTTGGATGTAATTCTTGATGGTTTAAAATTTACAGGTACCATTGCCTTGGATAATACCTTTGTGGAGGCAAATCGAGGAGTTAATGATCTTTATAATGATCCGCAAGAAAAGTATATTGATCCAGAAACGGGAATCGTAACTTATCGTAGGACTTATGATGCTAATACCGGATTTGATTATCAACAGGGTATTAAATGGTCCTCTTCTTCAGGTGATGTAAACAATGATGCTACGTATCGTAGGTTATTTTACCAGACCCAACTTAACTACGCAAAAAACTTTGCCGGAAAGCACGATGTTACAGCAATGGGGCTTTTTAATCGAAATGAGTTTGCAACCGGTAGTGTATTGCCTTTTTATCGTGAGGATTGGGTGTTTAGAACTACTTATGGATATGATAACCGGTACCTTATCGAATATAATGGCGCCTATAATGGTTCTGAGCGTTTTGCAGCAGGTAATCGTTTTGCATTCTTTTCATCAGGAGGATTAGGGTGGAATATCTCCAACGAAGCTTTTATGAAAGAAGTAGACTTTATAAACAACCTTAAGTTAAGAGCTTCTTATGGGGAGATTGGAGATGATAATGTGAACGGAAGATATTTATACTTAACACAATGGTCTTATGGTGGCCAGGCCCGATTAGGTACCGTAGGAGAGCAGGCAGAACAAAGTCCATATGTATGGTATACAGAATCTGCCGTAGGAAATCCCGATATAAGCTGGGAAAAAGTGAAAAAATCAAATATTGGTCTCGATTACGGGTTTTTTAATAATTCGATCAGTGGTAGTGTTGATTTCTTTCGCGATGAACGTGTAGATGTATTGATTTCAGGAAACCAGCGTGCAATCCCAGAATATTATGGAACAACGGCACCGGTAGCCAATCTTGGAACTGTGCAGAACCAGGGTTATGAAATAGTGCTTAACTTAAATCATTATTTTGGAGAGAACCTGCGTCTTTGGGCAGATTTAAATATGACCCACGCACAAAATAAGGTGATTGAAGGTGATAACCCGGAATTGTTACCTGAATATCAAAAAAATAACAATAAAGCAATTGGTCAGGCCTATTCTTATATAGATAATGGATTTTATAATACCTGGGACGAGCTATATGGGACTACACCTTTTAATACAGACGACTCCCAAAAAATCCCTGGTGGATATCAAATTGTAGACTTTAATGCAGATGGGATTATAGATGGTTTTGATAATGTACCTTATGCTTTTGCCGGAGCACCTCAAAATACCTATAACGCGACTGTAGGATTTGATTGGAAAGGTTTAAGCGGATTTGTACAATTTTTTGGAGCTAATAATGTAACCAGGCAGGTTGTTTTTAATAGCCTGGGAAATCAAAACAATATCGTTTATGATGAAGGATCATATTGGAGCAAAGATAATACCAATGCAGATGCTCCGGTGCCAAGATGGGTGACTACTACCAATGGCGCGGCTAACGGTTCACGATTTTTCTACGATGGCTCTTATGTGCGCTTAAAGAATGCTGAAATTGCTTATACATTTCCTGTTGAGTCTAAGATCTTGACAAGCTTCGGTTTTGAAAGCCTTCGCCTATTTTTAAATGGAAACAACTTGTATATCTGGACTAAAATGCCTGATGATAGAGAATCAAATTTTGCAGGTACCGGTTGGGCATCACAAGGAGCTTATCCTACTGTAAAACGATTCAACTTCGGATTGAATATCACCTTTTAA
- a CDS encoding MarR family winged helix-turn-helix transcriptional regulator has translation MKEIEVIHSIRKFNRNYVRSIGLLEKSFLNTGYSLTESHILYIVKEQGKTTATEINKVLNLDEGYLSRIIKKLISNSILTKEKSKDDKRIFKISLTEKGIKEQQKLDDLSSDSVAGIISHLSLPEQEELAHSFNKIMGLLYGE, from the coding sequence ATGAAGGAGATTGAAGTTATACATAGCATTCGAAAATTCAACCGTAATTATGTAAGAAGTATTGGCTTGTTAGAAAAAAGCTTTTTAAACACGGGGTATTCGCTTACCGAGTCTCATATTTTGTATATCGTTAAAGAACAGGGCAAGACCACCGCTACCGAAATTAATAAGGTATTGAATTTAGATGAAGGTTATTTAAGCCGAATCATCAAAAAACTGATTTCAAATTCGATATTGACCAAAGAAAAATCAAAAGACGATAAGCGCATTTTTAAAATTAGCTTAACCGAAAAAGGCATCAAAGAACAACAAAAGCTCGACGATTTATCTTCCGATTCTGTTGCCGGTATTATTTCACATTTATCCCTTCCTGAACAGGAAGAATTGGCCCATTCTTTTAATAAGATCATGGGCTTGTTGTATGGGGAATGA
- a CDS encoding GNAT family N-acetyltransferase, with amino-acid sequence MIRVKNINIHSPYYQEMRELRNKVLLRPLGIPDHSWEMHDERSWHFVALENDNVIGCAVLVPSEEHKSLAQLIQMAVDPDVQGKGVGQLLLKEIITFAKSKSLKEIQCHSRHYAVDFYKKAGFTTYGETFTEVGIPHNHMKLELQ; translated from the coding sequence ATGATCCGTGTAAAAAATATAAATATCCATTCTCCGTATTATCAGGAGATGCGTGAGCTTCGCAATAAAGTATTGCTCCGTCCCCTCGGGATTCCCGATCATTCCTGGGAGATGCACGACGAGCGCTCTTGGCATTTTGTAGCACTAGAAAATGACAACGTAATTGGCTGTGCGGTGCTTGTTCCTTCTGAAGAACATAAATCCTTAGCGCAATTGATACAAATGGCGGTAGATCCCGATGTTCAGGGAAAAGGTGTAGGTCAGTTATTGCTTAAGGAAATCATCACTTTTGCCAAAAGTAAATCCTTAAAAGAGATTCAGTGCCATTCCCGACACTATGCGGTCGACTTTTATAAAAAAGCAGGTTTTACCACTTACGGTGAAACCTTTACAGAGGTAGGCATACCGCATAACCATATGAAATTAGAACTGCAGTAA
- a CDS encoding RagB/SusD family nutrient uptake outer membrane protein: MKIYSRNLNRFCLVIVATLVFSSCEEYLDKEPESIISEEEAFKNFTNFQGFTEELYHCIPDFSNAYWTNSWNWGDDEITSADMNFHVIHKFDNGNFWGWQTEHDGWGASWLNQADASRNDDRMQKDLWKNGWYGLRKVNLGLENLDLLVDATPAERDFIEGQLLFFRGWFHFQMIQYFGGMPYIDYVLPSDEPLRLARLSYHECADRAAADLREAADLLPVNWDDTQPGAATRGKNDLRINKIMALGYLGKNYLWAASPLMNLESTGSREYNSDYAKKAADVFGELLALCESGEAPYSLVPFENYSVNFYTTGQGWRIPGGTEAIFRGPYFGANGSNWGTSKQYQPAIIQDGSNFMPTANYVSYYGMANGLPIEDITKPDPASGYDPQYPWKDRDPRFYHDIIYDGVQVVQGAMPADVEQHRYANLYTGGSYRDVSTGSRSGFLNYKFIPITANRYDDGFNYGANLNLHLPWMRLADVYLMYAEAAAIGYGSPEGKSSNYSKTAIEAVNVIRDRAGAGHVSIGEGAVAAGLDGFMSEVRRERAVELSFEGHRFNDLRRWLLLIERPYTLKTSLEFDRAGDFNTEDPTENRVLNLREEIILERDFSTKHYWLPLKNADTNMYVEFPQNPGW; encoded by the coding sequence ATGAAAATTTATTCTAGAAACTTAAATAGATTTTGTCTGGTGATTGTAGCTACCCTGGTATTCTCTTCTTGCGAGGAATACCTGGATAAAGAACCTGAATCAATCATCTCTGAAGAAGAAGCATTTAAAAATTTTACCAACTTTCAGGGTTTTACGGAAGAGTTATATCACTGTATTCCTGATTTTTCCAATGCCTATTGGACCAATTCGTGGAACTGGGGAGATGATGAAATCACCTCTGCCGACATGAATTTTCACGTGATCCACAAGTTTGATAATGGTAACTTCTGGGGGTGGCAAACAGAACATGACGGTTGGGGAGCTTCCTGGTTAAACCAGGCAGACGCTTCACGTAACGATGATCGTATGCAAAAAGACTTATGGAAAAATGGATGGTACGGATTACGTAAAGTTAACCTTGGTCTTGAGAATCTCGATCTTTTAGTTGATGCTACTCCGGCTGAGCGTGATTTTATTGAGGGGCAGCTATTATTCTTTAGAGGCTGGTTTCACTTTCAGATGATTCAATATTTTGGCGGCATGCCTTATATCGATTATGTATTACCCAGTGATGAGCCTTTAAGACTGGCAAGACTTAGTTACCATGAATGCGCAGATCGTGCGGCTGCCGACCTAAGGGAAGCTGCAGACTTGCTTCCTGTAAACTGGGATGATACGCAGCCGGGAGCAGCTACCAGAGGAAAAAATGACCTTAGAATCAATAAGATCATGGCTCTGGGATATTTAGGTAAAAACTATCTGTGGGCTGCAAGTCCGTTGATGAATTTGGAGTCAACAGGGTCTCGCGAATATAATTCAGATTACGCTAAAAAAGCTGCAGATGTTTTTGGTGAATTATTAGCGCTTTGCGAAAGTGGTGAGGCACCGTATTCTCTGGTTCCTTTTGAAAACTATAGTGTTAACTTCTATACTACAGGCCAGGGGTGGCGTATCCCCGGTGGGACTGAAGCCATTTTTAGAGGCCCGTATTTTGGGGCGAATGGTTCAAACTGGGGAACTAGTAAACAATATCAGCCTGCAATAATTCAGGATGGAAGTAACTTTATGCCAACGGCAAACTACGTGAGCTATTATGGGATGGCAAATGGATTACCTATTGAAGATATAACTAAGCCAGACCCTGCTTCTGGGTACGATCCACAATATCCCTGGAAAGATAGGGATCCAAGATTTTATCATGATATTATTTATGATGGAGTACAGGTAGTTCAGGGAGCCATGCCCGCCGATGTGGAGCAGCATAGATATGCAAATCTTTATACGGGAGGTAGCTACCGGGATGTTAGTACCGGCAGCCGATCTGGATTTCTTAATTATAAGTTTATACCTATTACTGCTAACCGTTATGATGATGGCTTTAACTACGGTGCAAACTTAAACCTGCATTTGCCCTGGATGCGTTTGGCCGATGTGTATTTAATGTACGCAGAGGCGGCAGCTATCGGGTATGGCAGTCCAGAAGGGAAATCGTCAAACTATTCCAAAACAGCAATAGAGGCAGTTAATGTGATACGAGATCGTGCAGGTGCAGGGCATGTTTCTATAGGAGAGGGTGCTGTAGCCGCTGGTCTTGATGGTTTTATGAGTGAAGTGCGTCGTGAGCGTGCCGTAGAATTGTCGTTTGAAGGACATCGTTTTAATGATTTAAGAAGATGGTTATTGCTTATTGAACGACCTTATACCTTAAAAACATCTTTAGAATTTGACCGGGCTGGCGATTTTAATACTGAAGATCCTACCGAAAACCGGGTACTTAACTTAAGAGAAGAGATTATCCTAGAGAGAGATTTTTCTACTAAACATTACTGGTTGCCTCTTAAAAATGCAGATACCAATATGTATGTAGAATTCCCTCAAAATCCGGGTTGGTAA